The sequence below is a genomic window from Poecile atricapillus isolate bPoeAtr1 unplaced genomic scaffold, bPoeAtr1.hap1 scaffold_220, whole genome shotgun sequence.
TGGCGTGGTCCAgcgcccccagacccccccccgGACCCCTCAGggcccccccagaaccccccctggaccccccccaggacccctccccagcccccccagacccctcagggacccccccaggaccccctccccatgtcccccccccCGTACCTGGCGTGGTCCAGCGCCGCCAgggcccctccaggaccccccaggacccctccccagacccccccaggacccctccccgtgtccccagacccccccaggacccctccccatgtcccctccccGTACCTGGCGTGGTCCAGCACCACCAGggccccccagatccccccaggacccccccccagcccccccagaatccccccccccccatacCTGGCATGGtccagcacccccagaccccccccaggacccctcaggaccccccccagactcccccaggacccctccccagccccccagaaTCCCCCCCCCCGTACCTGGCGTGGTCCAGCGCCGCCAGggcccccccagatccccccaggacccctccccagccccccagaaTCCCCCCCCGTACCTGGCGTGGtccagcacccccagaccccccccaggacccgCAGACCCCaccaagacccctccccagccccccaggaccccccaaaacccccccaggacccctccccatgcccccagacccctccaggaccccccagaattcccccctCCCTCGTACCTGGCGTGGTCCAGcgcccccaaagccccccccaggacccccaggacccctccccagtcccccaggacccccccaggacccccccaaaacccccccaggacccctccccagcccccccagaaTCCCCCCCCCGTACCTGGCGTGGTCCAGCGCCGCCAGGGCCCCCCCGTGGCTCCAGGGGAAGTTTGGGgggtgcagctccagctcccccgCGCTCAGGGGGGGCCCCCCCCAGCGCCAGGGCCAGCgccagggacccccccccccgccagaccccccagcagcagcagagacccccgggacagACCCCGGCCCCGGAACGATGACACCGACACCtggggggggacattgggggggtcagggacacctgggggggacattgggggggtcagggacacctgggggtgacagggacacctggggacactctggggacacctggggggggtgacagggacccccctccccccgccagaccccccagcagcagcagagacccccgggacagACCCCGGCCCCGGAACGACGACACCgacacctgggggggacacagctgtcacctgggggggtcagggacacctgggggggacatgggggggacatggggacacctggggacacctggggggggacaggggggggggtcagggacacctgggggacacctgggggggacattgggggggggtcagggacacctgggggacacctgggggacaactggggggacagggggagtcagggacacctgggggacattgggggggacattggggtcacctggggacacctgggggggggacattgggggggtcaggggacacctgggggacattgggagggacattggggtcacctggggacacctggggggggacattgggggggtcagggacacctgggggacatctggggagggacattggggtcacctggggacacctggggggggacactgggggggtcagggacacctggggtgacattggggacacctgggggtgacattggggacacctggggggggtcagggacacctggggggggacactggggacacctggggggggacattgggggctCCAGGGGTGTCGGGGACCCCGAGGCTCGGTGGGGACAGGAGTGAggtggggggggtcccgggaattgggaatgtgggaattgggaattcccaggaattgggaatgtgggaattgcCAGGAATGTGGGAACTGCCGGGAACGGGAACAGCGGGAAtgtgggaactgggaattgcCGGGAACTGGAGCCACAGGAATGTGAGAATGAACGGGAACAgcgggaatgtgggaatgggggaattgggaatctgggaattgggaatgtgggaattggggaattcccaggaattgggaatgtgggaattgcCAGGAACTGGAACACCGGGAAtgtgggaattcctgggaattgggaattgccGGGAACAGGAACAGCGGGGAATGTGCGAGAATTGCCAGGAATGTGGGAACTCCTGAGAACCAGAACAGCGGGAATGCGGGGATTGGGAATTGCCCGGGAGCAGGAACAGTGGGAATTGCTGGGAATCGGGAACTGCCGGGAGCTGGAGCCACAGGAATGTCAGAATGAACGGGAACAGCGGGAATGTGGGAATTAACGGGAACAGGAACAGcggggaatgtgggaattggcgggaattgggaattgccGGGAATGTGGGAACTCCCGGGAACTGGAACAGTGGGAATGTGGGaactgggaatgtgggaattcctgggaatgtgggaactgggaatgtgggaactgggaatgtgggaactgggaatgtgggaactGGGAGTGTGGGAATTAACGGGAACAGGAACACCGGGAATGccggaattcctgggaatgtgggaatgaaCGGGAACAGGACACCGGGAAtgtgggaattcctgggaatgtgggaatgaaCGGGAACAGGACACCGGGAATGccggaattcctgggaatgtgggaatcgGGAAGTGCCGGGAGCAGCGGGAACCCCGCGAAGGGCGGGCAAAGGACACGGCGGGGAGagaacgggaacgggaaccgggaacggggaaaccgggaacaccgggaacagggaaccgggaatggaggaaccgggaacgggaacaccgggaatggggaaatcgggaatgggaacactgggaacagggaacaggaaccgggaatgggaacaccgggaacgggaacaccgggaatggagGAACCGGGAATGGAGGAACCGGGAACGGGAACAGGGAACGGGAACCGGGAACGGGGAAATCGGGaacgggaacaccgggaatgggaaccgggaacgggaaccgggaacggggaaatcgggaatgggaacaccgggaacagggaacgggaacaccgggaatggggaaatCGGGAATAGGACCACCGGGAACTGGAATGGAGGAACCGGGAATGGGGGGAACCGGGAACAGGGAAACCGGGGAATGGAAAAAGGAACCGGGGAATGGGAGAACAGGGAATGGAGAggggaaccgggaatgggggaAGGAATCGGGAATGGAGGAACCGGGAATGGAGAGACC
It includes:
- the LOC131574293 gene encoding collagen alpha-2(I) chain-like, producing the protein MAALRGLRGLPGLRLLPGPARPLLRPRGCPGSCPGSGPGPARCRCHRSGAGVCPGGLCCCWGVWRGGGSLALALALGGAPPERGGAGAAPPKLPLEPRGGPGGAGPRQVRGGDSGGAGEG